The genomic region tttttgatAACTAAAAAAGCATGTACTAATAGCATctctaattattttatcatgtaaagctatttatctctttatttaACAATAGTTAAAAGGGGTTagtgaatatattttttggaggATGCCATAGCCGCTTACCAATTTTTTCTCCTCTCacattaacttttaacatttgttttgatattttgtgAGCTTTTATTTAGTGTTCTTGATGATGTAAACAATTAATTTCTgaattgttaaaattttatccGACCTGCACTCAATCTTTTCCCGCTCGACGGGGAAGCCAATGACTAAGGCAAGGTGAGGGAGGCCAACGATGACTAAGGCAAAGAGAATATGAAAAAGTGAGAGAAAGCAGGGTTGACATGGTTAAAATTAGGGGTgttgattttgattaaatttaggatttaatccaatcaaatttgatGGATTTGGTTCgcttcaattttcatttttttttaaatctaaccCATTCATAAACGATCTAGTTTTGTTTGGGTTCATGAGTTACCCATTTAAATTTGAACTTTTTCTTCTTAGGACTAATATTTTAGATCACGATTCATCCAAATATCCAATATATACAACtaacacaatattatcaaatgtctGATAGtactaaaattgatttatttaatactataaacacaatattttaaaatagactaatacaaattaaaataaaaatatttactataatAGTTTGAATCACAACTATTTTCTAGAAACTAATTTCTTGTAATAAATTTGCTACAACTAAATTTGTTGCATTCAGATTTgctgaaaaaataaacaaaatataattcattaatattataaacatgacaaaaaaaaaaatatgagaaaaggaaaaacaaataacaatgtatATGAAAATAATACCATAAGAAGGTTGGCCCAAAACTGCTGAAACCATGCATATTGGACTCCATTAAGCACGAACAATTAGAAAGTTTCTATTCTCCATCGCTTTTTCTATTCTCAGCCCCTACATTGGTGGTTTATTACTTATTTCCAAAAAATACCCTTTTCATGAAAACTCTATTCCATTGTGCAAATATACAACGGAATGGTGTTTCCCCCTCTCCTATTAAAGGCGAAAAAAGAATCCAGATTATCTGAAAATCCCAATTCaccaaaattttagaaaacactCTTCACTCAAGAGAGGAGACATTCAATTTAGAGTaacaagttttttaattaaaaataacatgtcTTGCTTATATAGCACAAACGTGATCCAAGATTAAGTAACTACTCGTTTGATTGTAGGTTCTGTATGTATGTTGTATGCGTTCATCTATAGCTGGTGAGCTTATTTCTAAAtcattttcttgttttgaggTGAATTTGAAGGACAACCTAGATCACAAACGTTAGTAACAAAATCCCCAGAACGTACTTCCACTATTTTGTTACAATTTGGACGTGATTTATCTTGTGGGTGTGGATACGAGAAGATTAAACCAAATATAGGCTAAAACATTTTCAGATATTATATATGCCTCAAGTTACATTGTTGAATATAATTTTCGCATGATAAGAAGATATTGTGCAATCATTCGTATCTCTACCTAGACTTCTCCCTTATAAATTGAGTTCAACAAACAGCTGGTGCAAAACATTGTGATAAAAATGGCAGAACCGACTACAAATAGTGAGAGcagttttgttattttattttggattaaaccggattttagtctcacaaatttgggaaaaaaattattttcatcccCCAACTAGCTAAAAACtatctttttaatctttattgaatttgtttttagttCCACAATTTCACCTTGGatgtactaattaaaaaattgttttttagtccctcaaaatCCAATATGGggaccaaaaataatattatgtgaatttaagaaattaaaaaaataaacttttaattgaatgactaaaataaaaaaaaatatttaaatagtgaTTAAAAACAtacttaactctttaatttttacttcACTTTCCATAGGAGTGATTCCATCTTCATGCACTTTGTGCTTCTAAGAATGCTGTGAAATCCTCTCTGGCTTTTCTTAAACGAGGAGTAATGCAGGATGCTGGAGAGGCAGGCTTTGATGGTGTGGAAAACCGAACATGGCGAGGTGATTTTGTAGAGAAACCAGTCTTAAGGTCCTTCTCAAACACAAAAGCTGAGGTAACAGGTGAATGAACATCATTAGCACTGCATTTGATCAACTCCAGTGGCAGATCAAAGTATGAGGAATTTATGGGGTCTCCTTCAATATTAATCTCATGGAACAGTGCAGAAGAAGCCCAAGAACCACACTCAAACTTTTCCAAAGATACCGTCCTTGATATTACTGCACAGCCTTCCACTTCTGATCCTAATTCTTTTCTAGTTTTAACAGCCTTTGCTTTCCCAAACCCTGGTAGATACATGCAAAGTGCAGTGCACTTAAAGCCCTCATCTTCACATGTTTCCACATTCTTGCCACTCACAAGAATGGCTTCAGTTTTGGAGAAGCTGTTACGATGCATGTTATTGCGTTCCACTGCACCTGGTTTGGCCCACCAGAGATCAAATTCATCTGAGGGTGCACATGATGCTCTTCCCTCACCACATGACTTGCTCCTCCTTAACTGCATGTCTTGCAGTTGGTCATCCTGCAtctgatccatgtagccgacctcaTCCAATGGGATAagagtttgttgttgttgatggatGAGTGTACTAGCTTGACATGGTGATTCTATGCTCCTGTGTTTCGGTTTCTTCTCCATCAGAGTTGAAGGTGATGAATTGGCTGAATTTGGAAGACTGAGGCTAAGGAATTTTGGCTTTGGAGGTTGCAATGATGGACGGTGCAAATCAGTGGCAGCCAACGTTGTACTAACATGACaagcttcttctttcttttgtgaCTGTGCTTTCACCATAATATGTTCTTTATGCCCCTTCTCCATGTTTGAGATTTTTACGCATGTCCACCAATATTGTTACAAAAGGAAACCACTTTCAGATTGCAATCCCTGCTTCATCTTGATTTATGTACTTTTGGCAGCCACGCGTTCTGATAATAGGTATAGCTGAATGcggtaattatataaaaattgcaTGCATAGGACGTGAAGAGTGTGCAGCATGTCCATCCATGTCTAAGTCGTGGTGACCATGTTCTCTTTCTAATCgacatcaattatatatatttttacccATAAAAATATGTTGATTTCTAAGGTCAATTGCCCCTTTTAcctttaatttgtataattagCTTATGCACGTCATGATACAAGCAAGAGTCAGAGACGTACGAGTAAATCACAAACTGAGCTTGAAACGTGCTGACCTCTCTTCttccataaaaaaacaaaaaaaaaaaaagaagaaagaaaccaTGGTTGAGTCATGGATGTTACACATGTGATGTTATAAACTACAAAACGAAACACAGGTCATTAACAAAatgtagaaaaacaaaaatcaaaatatatctccGACCATTATCATGAAATAGCTGCTTTGTTTTGGTTATTTCATGCTCTCACTCCCTCTATAGATGATGTATCGgaccaaattaaaataggtGAGCTTAGGGACCAAATACATGTGCTATATATAaacattctaccatcaagaattCATTTAGTAGCTTTTACCACTCATTGGGTGTCATTATCATCTATTAGTAGACATTCAATATTTGGCTTTTCAATTCCAAAACTAATGgatcattttattttccaaaatgtaCAGACCAAATTATTACAATAGACACATGAACACACACATTGTCGAGTGTCATATTCTTTAGGTGAAGGCTATGGTGAAGTACTTGACAAGTGAACCATCAGTGAAGCATATGATTTTTACCTATAATAGGAGGCCAAATTATCGGTTGTGTTTAAttatatgagaaaaaataatgaaaaaataccAAAACCCCATAAAGGCTTAATATGCAAATAAGAGTAGTAGACCTTACATTGCTGAAACAGGTCTATTCTAAAGGGGTTTCTTTACACTGTttaacaaagaaacaaagtgaAGTTGCAGATGAATGGAGTCACTAAAGTAACTCTGGAGATCTTGTCCAAATTTGGACAAAAAATGGCTCTTGCACACAGGTGATCAACCACAAAGCATCTGCTTTTGCACACAGGTGATCAACCACAAAGCATCCACTTTTGCACTGTCGTAATGACTGAGCAACGATTTCTCTCAACCCCTTTTCCCAACCTTTACCTATATTGCAATTTTAGTAGGTTCGaatcattgtttcctttgtttaAGTTGGTAtttttgttagattttttttggtttcgaTTGGTTTCTTTGGGCAGTTGTTCGATTGGTTTGTTTGGGCTTTGAATGGTTTATTTGGGTCCCTAGttccattttttgtttgggttttgattgattttgtatGTGTATATAGCGATTTGTTGGTGTGATGGCTAAAGAATTTCGTGCAGCATCTTGGGATGAAAGTAACAAAACAAATATGGAGGTCTGATCATGTccttaaattgtaaattttgaatGATCTTAGTAGTTGTAGATAATAATTTATGTGGTGTTAGTTGTTGTGACGCATTAAGAtggattattttgttttggttaGGTGGTTTCTTCATCCATCTCAGTAGATGGTGGGAAAATTAATAAAGGCACAAATGAAGAATTATCTTATGTGAGTTTGGGGTTTGAAGAAGACTCTAATGATGAATATCGTGAAATAGAATCTGAAATGGAAAGTGAAGAAGAATCATTTGAACAAGATTTGGTCCAATGTTAGGGTGAAGAAGAATTATCTTATGCGAGTTGTAACTTCCTCTTTTCCCCTGATAGAGCCTCATCAAAATTAGAAATTTCAAAGCCTAGTATGCCTTATGCTCCATTTCTACCGGTAAGTGGCAGGCTTTGCCATAAACCATTTGGAACGGAGATAGACCTATAGGGGTCTTGAAGGCAGTTCTGTAGGCCCATAGTGCATCGTCCAGCTTGCTTGACCAATCCTTCCGAGTAGAGGCCACAGTTTTCTCCAAGATCTTTTTTAATTCCCTGTTAGAAACTTCAGCTTGGCCATTTGTTTGTGGGTGATATGGTGAGGCTACTTTGTGTGTGACACGATAATGGCCTAGCACCTTCTGCAGTTGGCTGTTGCAGAAATAAAAGCCCCCATCACTTATTAGGATTATAGGTACCCCAAAGCGAGCGGAAATATTCTTCTTCAAAAACTTCACTACAGTTTTGGCATCATTCTTCGAGGCCACCACTGCTTTAACCCACTTGGAGACATAATCCATAGCTACAAGAATATATTCATTACCAAAGGATGGTGGAAGAGGACCTACAAAGTCAATTCCCCAGCTGTCAAAGACTTCCACTTCCATTATGTTTCGCAAGGGCATTTCATTTCTTCTAGAGATCCCCCCATTCCTTGACATTGATCACATTGAGTGGCATATTCATGAGCATCTTTGAAGAGTGTTGGCCAAAAGAATCCTAATTGCAAGACTTTGGCTGCTATTTTGTCTCCACTGTAATGGCCTCCACATGGTGAGTTGTGACAATGCCATAATATGCTCATGGCTTCCTCCTTTGTTACACACCTTCTCAGAAGGTTGTCAGCACCAATCTTAAACAAATGTGGATCATCCCAAACATAAAAGTGAGCATCATGCAAGAACTTCTTCCTTTGCTGCCAAGTCAAATCTTTGGGGATGATTCCAGCTACCTTGAAGTTAGCTAAATCAGCAAACCATGGCCTCTCATTTACCATAAACAGTGATTCATCATGGAATTCGTCTCTTATTTCTAACTCTTTCAAAGTCACCTCTTTGTTGACTAGTCTTGACAAGTGGTCAGCTACTAGATTTTTAGATCCTTTCTTGTCTTGGATAACTAGATCAAACTCCTGAAGCAACAAAATCCACCTAATTAATCGAGGTTTGGAGTTAGCTTTATTCAGCAAATACTTGATGGTTGCATGATCAGTATAGACTATAACTTTCAATCCCACTAAGTATGATCTGAACTTTTCCAATGCATAAACAATTGTAAGCATTTCCTTCTCTGTGGTAGCATAATTAATCTGGGAATCATTTAAAACCTTGCTGGCATAGTAAATAGCATGGAAGACTCTGCCTTTCCTCTGGCCCAATACTGCGCCTACAAcataatcacttgcatcacacattaACTCAAATTCTTGACCCCAATTTGGTGTTGTAATGACGGGAGCAGACACTAGACTAGTCTTTAGGGTGTTTAATGCTTTCAAATAGTCGTCATCAAATAAAAACACAGCATCCTTGTTGAGAAAATTACTGAGTGGTTTGGCAatctttaaaaagtattttataaacCGCCTATAGAACCCAGCATGCCCTAGAAAGCTTCTTACTCCCTTGACATTTACTGGAGGAGGTATCTTATCGATCACATCAATTTTTGCTTTATCTACTTCAATCCCCCTCACAGAGATTGTGTGGCCCAACACAATTCCTTCTgcaccaaaaaatgaaaattttcccaaTTTAGCACCGAGTTTGTCTCTTCACATCGTTGCAACACTCGCTCTAGATTTGCTAGGCAGCAATCAAAAGATGAGCCAAAGATGGAGAAGTCATCCATAAACACTTCGATACATTTCTCCACCATGTCAGCAAAGATTGCCATCATTGAAAAGTTGCAGGAGCATTGCAAAGACCGAATGGCATTCGCCTATAGGCAAACACACCAAAGGGACAAGTGAATGttgtcttttcttggtcatttgGATCCACAACAATCTGATTGTAGCCAGAGTATCCATCTAAAAAGCAATAGAATGATTGTTCTGCCAGCCTTTCAACCATTTGATCCATGAAGGGAAGTGGGTAGTGATCTTTTCTGGTGGCATCATTCAATTTTCTATAATCAATACACATCCTCTAGCTAGTGACGGTTCTTGTgggaattaaatcatttttctcattcCTGATTACCGTCATGcctcctttcttgggaaccacCTGCACGAGACTAACCCAAGCACTATCTGAAATGGGATAAATGAGGCCTGCTTCTAGCAATTTAAGTACTTCCTTCTGCACTTTTTCCTTCATAACTGGATTCAATCTTCTTTGTGGTTGTCTTACAAGCTTATAGTCAGCTTCCATGTTGATCTTATGCATACAGTAAGAAGGACCGATTCCTTTTAAGTCAGAAATATGTCATCCAAtggttgtagaagcaagcttcatgatgatgaaccaagcaattttgatgatgccaaaagcctaagtgattgattcaagattaattcaagacttcaagatcaagcattaagaatccaatccaagattcaagattcaagagaagaaatcaagaagcaacaagtcaagacttcatataggataagtattaaaagattttttcaaactcgaaaaatcagccgtttactaagttttttttttcaagtattattgtcttatttttctaaactttgcttaggtagttttcatagttagacgaaagaaaagaaaaacaaccaTGACTTGGAATGCGTGAAGCAATCACCTTCTTGGTTACCAACCAAATCTTTATGCCCGTGTTTCTTTCACATTGCgccaaaaagaaaatagaaaaggaaaaggccgaaacacccaaagccaaatttcccaccaaaattCGGCCTCCTAAacgtcctattgatccatgattacgcatgttatctttgatttgctaggaaatgatttgcaaagtcaagtcatgacatatatgtggttcgaaattaggatgaaacacttgcctgtgtgagatttATACACTTTGAGCGGTTTTCCTCTATTTCAATTGGGcccagtgtttcttctaaatgcttgtttagaaacgaaatgctaatatcctaaatctcatttgtggttatgagaaaattttatcagcatactttccttccccaatagacacattgtttttcttcaaaacataTGTTACTCAGATCGGTTGgaggtttgtttctttgctaaagcatgtacGCATTTTAGTGAAGGAACACGAAGACTACTAAAGTCTCTCCTtttcgtcatccagagacaatcaagtccaatGACATGCAAAGACCTACATGGtcgtctgcaccctttgtcaaagactcaa from Glycine soja cultivar W05 chromosome 16, ASM419377v2, whole genome shotgun sequence harbors:
- the LOC114389456 gene encoding uncharacterized protein LOC114389456, encoding MEKGHKEHIMVKAQSQKKEEACHVSTTLAATDLHRPSLQPPKPKFLSLSLPNSANSSPSTLMEKKPKHRSIESPCQASTLIHQQQQTLIPLDEVGYMDQMQDDQLQDMQLRRSKSCGEGRASCAPSDEFDLWWAKPGAVERNNMHRNSFSKTEAILVSGKNVETCEDEGFKCTALCMYLPGFGKAKAVKTRKELGSEVEGCAVISRTVSLEKFECGSWASSALFHEINIEGDPINSSYFDLPLELIKCSANDVHSPVTSAFVFEKDLKTGFSTKSPRHVRFSTPSKPASPASCITPRLRKAREDFTAFLEAQSA